A portion of the Microbacterium hominis genome contains these proteins:
- a CDS encoding M3 family metallopeptidase gives MTSAPLEFPTDHAGWIAFATDRPAARLAEVRAIDARLIGEAGLSASERLALLDDAEIALRRALSEGYVLSEAHPDADVRAAAEEQVQAAEALSAARVLDRDLWAVFEGIAPADLEPADLERGAARVLEHVLRDFRRGGVDLDDAHRERARELAERDTALSLAFSRNIRDGRREVKVAPDALAGLPEDFVARHPVDDDGFVTLSTDYTDLLPVREYAHDRATRVALVGAYNDMAWPENDAILGELLAVRDERAQLLGYADWPAYETETRMIGAGVEIPRFLERLAAASAPATGPEYERLLARLRQDDPEATEVTIADFWYLIGQIKREEYDVDAQEVRTYFSFDRVLPGVLEVTGRLLDLDYRPVEVPTWHADVRSYDVVRGDVVLGRIHLDLHPREGKFNHAACFPLAPAVADRGLPEGVLLCNFSRGLLEHDDVITFFHEFGHLVHFVLGSRQPWSRSSGIKTEWDFVEAPSQMLEAWAWDAGVLASFTANGAGEPIPADLVARMRRADAFGRALEVRRQLGHARVSYHLHADRPADLPAATERLYAESSPVQPLRGRHSYAGFGHLTGYGACYYTYQWSLVIAKDLLSAFDGDLMDAEVAARYRTEVLERGGSRDAADLVRAFLGRDYAFDAYADWLAEGR, from the coding sequence GTGACGAGCGCGCCCCTGGAGTTCCCCACCGACCACGCCGGCTGGATCGCCTTCGCGACCGACCGGCCCGCAGCCCGGCTCGCCGAGGTGCGCGCGATCGATGCGCGCCTCATCGGCGAAGCCGGGCTGTCGGCGTCCGAGCGGCTCGCGCTGCTCGACGATGCGGAGATCGCGCTGCGCCGCGCCCTGAGCGAGGGGTACGTGCTCAGCGAGGCGCACCCCGACGCCGACGTGCGCGCCGCCGCCGAGGAGCAGGTGCAGGCCGCTGAGGCGCTGTCGGCCGCGCGCGTGCTCGACCGCGACCTGTGGGCGGTGTTCGAGGGGATCGCCCCGGCCGATCTCGAGCCCGCCGATCTCGAGCGCGGCGCCGCCCGCGTGCTGGAGCACGTGCTGCGCGACTTCCGCCGCGGCGGGGTCGACCTCGACGACGCGCACCGCGAGCGCGCACGGGAGCTCGCCGAACGCGACACCGCGCTCTCCCTCGCCTTCTCCCGCAACATCCGCGACGGCCGACGCGAGGTGAAGGTCGCCCCGGACGCGCTCGCGGGCCTCCCCGAAGACTTCGTGGCGCGGCATCCCGTCGACGACGACGGATTCGTGACCCTCTCCACCGACTACACCGACCTGCTGCCGGTGCGCGAGTACGCGCACGACCGGGCGACCCGCGTGGCGCTCGTCGGGGCGTACAACGACATGGCCTGGCCGGAGAACGACGCGATCCTCGGCGAGCTGCTCGCGGTCCGCGATGAGCGCGCGCAGCTGCTCGGCTATGCCGACTGGCCGGCCTACGAGACCGAGACGCGCATGATCGGGGCGGGGGTCGAGATCCCGCGGTTCCTCGAGCGGCTGGCCGCGGCTTCCGCTCCCGCCACCGGCCCCGAGTACGAGCGTCTGCTCGCCCGGCTCCGGCAGGACGACCCCGAGGCGACCGAGGTCACCATCGCCGACTTCTGGTACCTGATCGGCCAGATCAAGCGCGAGGAGTACGACGTCGACGCGCAGGAGGTGCGCACGTACTTCTCCTTCGACCGCGTGCTGCCGGGCGTGCTCGAGGTCACCGGGCGTCTGCTCGACCTCGACTACCGGCCCGTCGAGGTGCCCACATGGCACGCGGACGTGCGCTCGTACGACGTCGTGCGCGGCGACGTCGTGCTCGGCCGCATCCACCTCGACCTGCACCCGCGCGAGGGCAAGTTCAATCACGCGGCGTGCTTCCCGCTCGCCCCGGCGGTCGCCGACCGCGGACTGCCGGAGGGGGTGCTGCTGTGCAACTTCTCGCGGGGCCTGCTCGAACACGACGACGTGATCACGTTCTTCCACGAGTTCGGGCACCTCGTGCACTTCGTGCTCGGCAGCCGCCAGCCATGGTCCCGCTCCAGCGGCATCAAGACCGAGTGGGACTTCGTGGAGGCGCCGAGCCAGATGCTCGAGGCCTGGGCATGGGATGCCGGGGTGCTGGCCTCGTTCACCGCGAACGGCGCGGGGGAGCCCATCCCCGCCGACCTCGTCGCGCGCATGCGACGGGCCGACGCGTTCGGCCGCGCCCTGGAGGTGCGCCGGCAGCTCGGCCACGCCCGGGTGTCGTACCACCTGCACGCCGACCGGCCGGCCGACCTGCCCGCCGCGACCGAGCGCCTGTACGCCGAATCGAGCCCCGTGCAGCCGTTGCGCGGGCGGCATTCGTACGCCGGCTTCGGCCACCTCACCGGGTACGGCGCCTGCTACTACACGTACCAGTGGAGCCTCGTCATCGCGAAGGACCTGCTGTCGGCCTTCGATGGCGACCTGATGGATGCCGAGGTGGCCGCCCGCTACCGCACCGAGGTGCTCGAGCGCGGCGGCAGCCGCGACGCCGCCGATCTCGTGCGGGCCTTCCTCGGGCGCGACTACGCGTTCGACGCCTACGCGGACTGGCTCGCCGAGGGGCGCTGA
- a CDS encoding threonine aldolase family protein, with translation MTTIHDPNVRGFASDNYSGVHPEVLAAITAANEGHQVAYGEDAYTARLQEVFAQHLGEGVEAFPVFNGTGANVVGLQSMLPRWGAVIAASTAHINVDEGGAPERVAGIKILNVPTDDGKLTPDLIDREAWGWGDEHRAQPLVVSITQSTELGTLYTVDEIRAIADHVHARGMRLHLDGARIANAAAALDLPLRAFTRDAGVDVMSFGGTKNGAMLGEAVVVLDPAASEGLLFLRKLNMQLSSKMRFVSAQLVALLEGDLWLRNARHSNAMAQRLRHGVEAGLADGSIRGVGFTQPTQANGVFATLPDGVADRLRSSFRFYDWDAARNEVRWMCSFDTSENDIDAFIAAIARETGA, from the coding sequence GTGACCACCATCCACGACCCGAACGTCCGCGGCTTCGCCTCGGACAACTACTCCGGAGTGCACCCCGAGGTGCTCGCCGCCATCACCGCCGCCAACGAGGGCCACCAGGTGGCCTACGGCGAAGACGCCTACACCGCCCGGCTCCAGGAGGTGTTCGCGCAGCACCTCGGCGAGGGCGTCGAAGCGTTCCCGGTGTTCAACGGCACCGGTGCGAACGTGGTCGGGCTGCAGTCGATGCTCCCCCGCTGGGGCGCCGTGATCGCGGCATCCACCGCGCACATCAACGTCGACGAGGGCGGCGCACCCGAACGGGTGGCGGGCATCAAGATCCTGAACGTGCCCACCGACGACGGCAAGCTCACCCCCGACCTCATCGACCGCGAGGCGTGGGGCTGGGGCGACGAGCACCGCGCGCAGCCGCTGGTGGTCTCGATCACGCAGTCGACCGAGCTCGGCACCCTCTACACCGTGGACGAGATCCGCGCGATCGCCGACCACGTGCACGCCCGCGGCATGCGCCTGCACCTGGACGGCGCGCGCATCGCCAACGCCGCCGCGGCGCTCGACCTTCCCCTGCGCGCCTTCACGCGCGACGCCGGCGTGGATGTGATGAGCTTCGGCGGCACCAAGAACGGCGCCATGCTCGGCGAGGCCGTCGTCGTCCTCGACCCGGCAGCCTCGGAGGGCCTGCTGTTCCTGCGCAAGCTCAACATGCAGCTGAGCTCCAAGATGCGGTTCGTGTCGGCGCAGCTGGTGGCCCTCCTGGAGGGCGACCTGTGGCTGCGCAACGCGCGGCACTCCAACGCGATGGCTCAGCGTCTGCGGCACGGCGTCGAGGCAGGGCTCGCCGACGGCTCCATCCGCGGGGTCGGATTCACGCAGCCGACGCAGGCCAACGGCGTGTTCGCGACGCTGCCCGACGGGGTCGCCGACCGGCTGCGCTCATCGTTCCGCTTCTACGACTGGGATGCCGCGCGCAACGAGGTGCGCTGGATGTGCTCGTTCGACACGAGCGAGAACGACATCGACGCCTTCATCGCCGCGATCGCGCGCGAGACCGGCGCCTGA
- a CDS encoding SDR family NAD(P)-dependent oxidoreductase: MSSAAGRTVVIAGATSASGAAATRVLADAGARVVAVGRDAERLAPLAAHGAVEVCDLTDERDVVRLAARVRTAYGPPDGVLHLVGGWRGGGGLAGQTEEDFRALEGSLTALRHVTRAFDADLRSSASARLAIVSSTSVTRPLAGGANYAAVKAAAEAWTRAVAQGFAKSARDADEPLRAASTIFRVTTLAGLEQRLAEAYRDLWDADAAAVNDTVIDLTAPSP; encoded by the coding sequence ATGTCTAGCGCCGCCGGGCGCACCGTCGTGATCGCCGGCGCCACGAGCGCGAGCGGCGCCGCGGCGACGCGGGTGCTGGCCGACGCCGGCGCCCGCGTCGTCGCGGTCGGACGCGACGCCGAGCGCCTGGCGCCGCTGGCCGCCCACGGCGCGGTCGAGGTGTGCGATCTCACCGACGAGCGGGACGTCGTGCGCCTCGCCGCACGCGTGCGCACCGCGTACGGCCCGCCCGACGGCGTGCTGCACCTCGTGGGCGGCTGGCGCGGCGGCGGCGGACTGGCGGGACAGACCGAGGAGGACTTCCGCGCGCTCGAGGGGTCGCTCACGGCGCTGCGGCACGTCACCCGCGCGTTCGACGCGGACCTGCGGTCGTCGGCATCGGCCCGGCTGGCGATCGTCTCCTCGACGTCGGTGACCCGACCGCTCGCGGGCGGCGCGAACTACGCGGCGGTGAAGGCGGCCGCCGAGGCCTGGACGCGCGCGGTGGCGCAGGGCTTCGCGAAGAGCGCGCGCGACGCGGACGAGCCGCTGCGGGCGGCATCCACCATCTTCCGCGTCACCACCCTCGCCGGCCTCGAGCAGCGCCTCGCGGAGGCCTATCGCGACCTGTGGGATGCCGACGCCGCGGCCGTCAACGACACCGTCATCGACCTGACCGCCCCGAGCCCCTGA
- a CDS encoding DUF6421 family protein, which yields MSVTPITPTKVIIGEPEVVEDAAVEHSAAWLRLKAAATALQPLQIKDGSIPDAAHHAAARAHVTAITAAIAELRPLFPHDDAYLAASIVDFQRWADSGFGVPDFLDSLVAFQPQRHRVDGLRHLVVFPMYTQNGSSDRHVEALIVEVIWPEFIARLEAGDYGNKLFVSLRLIDFTPGYDTNSAVLFPETVAMREIPTFTWGAIFQDREAARYRRVTRAAAEITKLDLPADAARMLDDQSLTEKTFVMWDIIHDRTHMRGDLPFDPFMIKQRMPYFLYSLEELRCDLTAFRECVAIQQRLTARRDEDGLDAAEAEMLEHARLVQYAVIFDRIFRFAITGSRVRNYDGLGGQLLFAWLHQRGVLHWTDTSLAFDWDAVPAAVVALGDAIDELYWRSIDRPKPAHWLAAYDLVRATLTPNPASAWARGLPDDILAGAPKGYTDAVMDDEFPLSMFYEALEKKMRPVIASTTGITGADV from the coding sequence ATGTCCGTGACCCCCATCACCCCGACCAAGGTCATCATCGGCGAGCCCGAGGTCGTCGAGGACGCCGCGGTCGAGCACTCCGCCGCGTGGCTGCGTCTCAAAGCCGCCGCGACCGCCCTCCAGCCGCTGCAGATCAAGGACGGCTCGATCCCGGATGCCGCGCACCACGCCGCGGCGCGCGCGCACGTCACCGCGATCACCGCGGCCATCGCCGAACTGCGTCCGCTCTTCCCGCACGATGACGCGTACCTCGCGGCATCCATCGTCGATTTCCAGCGCTGGGCCGACAGCGGCTTCGGCGTGCCGGACTTCCTCGACTCCCTCGTCGCGTTCCAGCCGCAGCGGCACCGCGTCGACGGCCTCCGCCACCTCGTCGTGTTCCCGATGTACACGCAGAACGGCTCGAGCGACCGGCATGTGGAGGCCCTCATCGTCGAGGTCATCTGGCCCGAGTTCATCGCACGGCTGGAGGCGGGCGACTACGGCAACAAGCTCTTCGTCTCGCTGCGCCTGATCGACTTCACGCCCGGGTACGACACCAACAGCGCCGTGCTCTTCCCCGAGACGGTCGCCATGCGCGAGATCCCGACGTTCACGTGGGGCGCGATCTTCCAGGACCGGGAGGCCGCGCGCTACCGTCGCGTCACCCGCGCGGCCGCCGAGATCACCAAGCTCGACCTCCCGGCCGACGCCGCGCGCATGCTCGACGACCAGTCGCTCACCGAGAAGACGTTCGTGATGTGGGACATCATCCACGACCGCACCCACATGCGCGGGGATCTGCCGTTCGACCCGTTCATGATCAAGCAGCGGATGCCGTACTTCCTGTACTCGCTCGAGGAGCTGCGGTGCGACCTCACCGCGTTCCGCGAGTGCGTCGCGATCCAGCAGCGCCTGACCGCGCGACGCGACGAGGACGGGCTGGATGCCGCGGAGGCGGAGATGCTCGAGCACGCACGGCTCGTGCAGTACGCGGTGATCTTCGACCGCATCTTCCGCTTCGCGATCACCGGCTCCCGCGTGCGCAACTACGACGGCCTCGGCGGGCAGCTGCTGTTCGCCTGGCTGCACCAGCGCGGCGTGCTGCACTGGACCGACACCTCGCTCGCATTCGACTGGGACGCGGTTCCCGCCGCGGTCGTCGCCCTCGGCGACGCGATCGACGAGCTGTACTGGCGCTCGATCGACCGCCCGAAGCCGGCGCACTGGCTGGCCGCGTACGACCTCGTGCGCGCGACACTCACGCCGAACCCGGCCTCGGCCTGGGCGCGCGGGCTGCCCGACGACATCCTCGCCGGGGCGCCGAAGGGGTACACCGACGCCGTGATGGACGACGAGTTCCCGCTGTCGATGTTCTACGAGGCGCTCGAGAAGAAGATGCGCCCGGTCATCGCGTCGACGACCGGCATCACGGGCGCGGATGTCTAG
- a CDS encoding Lrp/AsnC family transcriptional regulator has protein sequence MEDAVDTLIVREVSLNARATLSELSAVVGLSVSAVQTRLRRLETRGVITGYRAAIDPEAVGKPLSAFIEITPLDPAQPDTAPELLEHLSEIEACHSIAGDASYILFVRVASPRHLESLIRDIRAAASVNTRTTVVLQTFYENRPLLPG, from the coding sequence GTGGAAGATGCTGTCGACACGCTGATCGTGCGCGAGGTCTCGTTGAACGCCCGGGCGACCCTGTCCGAGCTGTCGGCCGTGGTGGGGCTGTCGGTCTCGGCCGTGCAGACGCGACTGCGACGACTGGAGACGCGCGGCGTCATCACCGGGTACCGCGCGGCGATCGATCCCGAGGCGGTGGGCAAGCCGCTGTCGGCGTTCATCGAGATCACTCCGCTCGATCCCGCCCAGCCGGACACCGCGCCGGAGCTGCTCGAGCACCTGAGCGAGATCGAGGCGTGCCACTCGATCGCGGGCGACGCGAGCTACATCCTGTTCGTGCGAGTCGCCTCGCCGCGCCACCTCGAGTCGCTGATCCGCGACATCCGCGCCGCCGCCTCGGTCAACACGCGCACGACGGTCGTGCTGCAGACCTTTTACGAGAACCGGCCGCTGCTGCCCGGCTGA
- a CDS encoding CoA-acylating methylmalonate-semialdehyde dehydrogenase, with amino-acid sequence MTDTTTLEHDAPAAATAIVDHWVGGMPWAGASDRLGEVFNPALGTVQRHVRFATADDVDHAVQVAVDAAAGWRDASIAKRQQVMFAFREIVNARRDELAAILTAEHGKVLSDALGEIARGLEVVEFACGLGHLTKGAYSENASSGIDVYTLRQPLGVVGIISPFNFPAMVPMWFFSIALAAGNAVVLKPSEKDPSAANWMAAALTEAGLPDGVFTVLHGDKVAVDGLLEHPEVKAISFVGSTPIARYVYETGTRNGKRVQALGGAKNHMLVLPDADLDLAADAAVNAGFGSAGERCMAISVVLAVDTVADALVEKISERMGRLRTGDGTRGCDMGPLITGAHRDKVASYVEVAAGDGADVVVDGRGIEVDGDPNGFWVGPTLLDRVPTSSAAYRDEIFGPVLSVVRVDGYEDGLDLINSGAFGNGTAIFTNDGGAARRFQREVQVGMIGINVPIPVPVAYHSFGGWKASLFGDAKAYGPHGFEFFTAEKAITSRWLDPSHGGINLGFPQHT; translated from the coding sequence ATGACCGACACCACGACCCTCGAGCACGACGCACCCGCCGCTGCCACCGCGATCGTCGACCACTGGGTGGGAGGGATGCCGTGGGCCGGCGCCTCCGACCGCCTGGGCGAGGTCTTCAACCCGGCGCTCGGCACCGTGCAGCGGCACGTGCGCTTCGCGACAGCCGACGACGTCGACCACGCCGTGCAGGTGGCCGTCGACGCCGCCGCCGGCTGGCGGGATGCCTCGATCGCGAAGCGCCAGCAGGTGATGTTCGCGTTCCGCGAGATCGTGAACGCGCGCCGCGACGAGCTGGCGGCGATCCTCACCGCCGAGCACGGCAAGGTGCTCTCCGACGCGCTCGGCGAGATCGCCCGGGGCCTGGAGGTGGTGGAGTTCGCGTGCGGGCTCGGGCACCTCACCAAGGGCGCGTACAGCGAGAACGCCTCCAGCGGCATCGACGTGTACACGCTCCGCCAGCCGCTGGGCGTGGTGGGCATCATCAGCCCGTTCAACTTCCCGGCGATGGTGCCGATGTGGTTCTTCTCCATCGCCCTGGCCGCCGGCAACGCCGTCGTGCTCAAGCCCTCGGAGAAGGACCCGAGCGCGGCGAACTGGATGGCCGCCGCCCTCACCGAGGCGGGCCTGCCCGACGGGGTCTTCACGGTGCTGCACGGCGACAAGGTCGCCGTGGACGGGCTGCTGGAGCACCCGGAGGTGAAGGCGATCTCGTTCGTGGGGTCCACGCCGATCGCCCGGTACGTGTACGAGACGGGCACCCGCAACGGCAAGCGCGTGCAGGCCCTCGGCGGCGCGAAGAACCACATGCTCGTGCTGCCGGACGCCGACCTCGACCTCGCCGCCGACGCCGCCGTGAACGCGGGCTTCGGCTCGGCGGGAGAGCGGTGCATGGCGATCTCGGTCGTGCTGGCCGTCGACACGGTGGCCGATGCGCTCGTGGAGAAGATCTCGGAGCGCATGGGGCGGCTGCGCACCGGCGACGGCACCCGCGGGTGCGACATGGGTCCGCTCATCACCGGCGCCCACCGCGACAAGGTCGCCTCGTACGTGGAAGTGGCCGCCGGCGACGGCGCCGATGTCGTCGTCGACGGCCGGGGCATCGAGGTCGACGGCGACCCGAACGGCTTCTGGGTCGGCCCGACACTGCTCGACCGCGTGCCGACCTCGTCGGCGGCGTATCGCGACGAGATCTTCGGCCCCGTGCTGTCGGTCGTGCGCGTGGACGGGTACGAGGACGGGCTCGACCTCATCAACTCCGGCGCCTTCGGCAACGGCACGGCGATCTTCACGAACGACGGGGGCGCCGCCCGGCGCTTCCAGCGCGAGGTGCAGGTCGGCATGATCGGCATCAACGTGCCGATCCCGGTGCCGGTCGCGTACCACTCGTTCGGAGGCTGGAAGGCCTCCCTCTTCGGCGACGCGAAGGCCTACGGTCCGCACGGGTTCGAGTTCTTCACCGCCGAGAAGGCGATCACCTCCCGCTGGCTCGACCCGTCGCACGGCGGCATCAACCTGGGCTTCCCCCAGCACACCTGA
- a CDS encoding aspartate aminotransferase family protein, with protein MSEDLDDRAKLLDREYVFHSWSAQGALDLPVIAGGSGTVVWDHAGNRMLDFASQLVNVNIGHQHPAVVAGIQEQAARLATIGPATANLHRGLAAERILSKAEASSSGRGGFRKVFFTNGGADANENAIRMARLSTGRDTVLSTYRSYHGNTGAAIVATGDWRRMPNQYARGHAHFFGPYLYRSEFWATTPEEESERALHHLRRVVESEGPQTVAAILLESVPGTAGILLPPPGYLAGVRELCDEFGIVLILDEVMAGFGRTGRWFAFEGYDVVPDLITFAKGVNSGYVPVGGVVISEPIAAVFDERVFPGGLTYSGHPLAAASIIASIDAMEAEGIVEHARTVGAEAIGPGLRELAERHPLIGEVRGEGVFWAMELVTDRATREPAPPALIGALKKEIAARGVLPFTADNRIHVVPPCVVTADEVVEAMAAYDAALTAVESA; from the coding sequence ATGAGCGAGGACCTCGACGACCGCGCGAAACTCCTCGACCGCGAGTACGTGTTCCACTCCTGGTCGGCCCAGGGCGCCCTCGACCTGCCGGTGATCGCCGGCGGATCGGGCACCGTCGTGTGGGATCACGCGGGGAACCGGATGCTGGACTTCGCCAGCCAGCTCGTCAACGTGAACATCGGGCACCAGCATCCCGCGGTGGTGGCCGGCATCCAGGAGCAGGCGGCGCGGCTGGCGACCATCGGCCCGGCCACGGCGAACCTGCATCGAGGGCTGGCCGCCGAGCGCATCCTCTCGAAGGCGGAGGCGTCGTCGAGCGGGCGAGGCGGTTTCCGCAAGGTCTTCTTCACCAACGGCGGAGCGGATGCCAACGAGAACGCGATCCGCATGGCCCGCCTGTCCACGGGGCGAGACACGGTGCTCTCGACCTACCGCTCGTACCACGGCAACACGGGCGCCGCGATCGTCGCGACCGGCGACTGGCGACGGATGCCGAACCAGTACGCCCGCGGGCACGCGCACTTCTTCGGCCCCTACCTGTACCGCAGCGAGTTCTGGGCGACGACGCCCGAGGAGGAGTCGGAGCGCGCGCTCCACCATCTGCGGCGGGTCGTGGAGTCGGAGGGCCCCCAGACGGTCGCCGCGATCCTGCTGGAGTCGGTGCCCGGCACCGCCGGCATCCTCCTGCCGCCGCCCGGTTACCTCGCCGGTGTGCGGGAGCTGTGCGACGAGTTCGGCATCGTGCTGATCCTCGATGAGGTGATGGCCGGCTTCGGCCGCACGGGTCGCTGGTTCGCCTTCGAGGGGTACGACGTGGTCCCCGACCTCATCACCTTCGCGAAGGGTGTGAACTCCGGCTACGTGCCGGTGGGCGGGGTCGTCATCTCCGAGCCGATCGCGGCGGTCTTCGACGAGCGCGTCTTCCCCGGCGGACTGACCTACTCCGGACACCCGCTGGCGGCGGCATCCATCATCGCCTCGATCGACGCGATGGAGGCGGAGGGCATCGTCGAGCACGCCCGCACCGTCGGCGCCGAGGCGATCGGCCCCGGCCTGAGGGAACTCGCCGAGCGGCATCCGCTCATCGGCGAGGTGCGCGGCGAGGGCGTCTTCTGGGCGATGGAGCTCGTGACCGACCGCGCGACGCGCGAGCCGGCGCCGCCCGCCCTCATCGGCGCGCTGAAGAAGGAGATCGCCGCCCGCGGCGTGCTGCCGTTCACGGCCGACAATCGCATCCACGTCGTGCCGCCGTGCGTGGTGACCGCCGACGAGGTTGTCGAGGCGATGGCGGCCTACGACGCCGCGCTCACCGCGGTCGAATCCGCCTGA
- a CDS encoding ABC transporter substrate-binding protein, whose amino-acid sequence MKHSTRRGLATGALAVSAALLLAGCAGGGGSADPSDDGDASGELTEVKLQLQWLPQAQFAGYFAAVDQGFFEEEGLEVEIIPSGGDIVPQDALANGDVDFAIAWVPKVLGSIEAGANLTDIAQIFQRSGTLQVSWADSGIESVADFEGKKIGSWGFGNEWEIFAAMAAEGLDSTTVEIITQDFNMNAFLQGDIDAAQAMTYNEYAQLLETANPDTGELYQPEDFNVISYQDTVGGMLQDAIWADTERLDSDEAYAETAVKFLKAVVKGWAFARDNPEEAAEITLASGSGWGPSHELWMMNEINKLIWPADAGIGVIDEAAWEQTVEGALAAVNETGAHLITEEPPATAWSNEYIQQALDELEADGVDVSGADFAPIEVELQEGGN is encoded by the coding sequence ATGAAGCACAGCACACGTCGCGGACTCGCGACCGGCGCCCTCGCCGTGTCGGCCGCGCTCCTTCTCGCCGGCTGCGCCGGCGGCGGAGGCTCCGCCGACCCGAGCGACGACGGGGACGCCTCCGGCGAGCTCACCGAGGTGAAGCTCCAGCTCCAGTGGCTGCCGCAGGCCCAGTTCGCGGGGTACTTCGCCGCGGTCGACCAGGGCTTCTTCGAGGAGGAGGGCCTGGAGGTCGAGATCATCCCGTCGGGCGGCGACATCGTCCCGCAGGACGCCCTCGCCAACGGCGACGTCGACTTCGCGATCGCCTGGGTGCCCAAGGTGCTCGGCTCGATCGAGGCCGGGGCGAACCTCACCGACATCGCGCAGATCTTCCAGCGCTCGGGCACCCTCCAGGTCTCGTGGGCGGACTCGGGCATCGAGTCGGTCGCCGACTTCGAGGGCAAGAAGATCGGCTCGTGGGGTTTCGGCAACGAGTGGGAGATCTTCGCGGCGATGGCCGCGGAGGGACTCGACTCGACCACCGTGGAGATCATCACGCAGGACTTCAACATGAACGCCTTCCTGCAGGGCGACATCGACGCCGCGCAGGCGATGACCTACAACGAGTACGCGCAGCTGCTCGAGACCGCGAACCCCGACACCGGCGAGCTCTACCAGCCGGAGGACTTCAACGTCATCAGCTACCAGGACACCGTCGGCGGCATGCTGCAGGACGCGATCTGGGCCGACACCGAGCGGCTGGACTCCGACGAGGCCTACGCCGAGACCGCGGTCAAGTTCCTGAAGGCCGTCGTCAAGGGCTGGGCGTTCGCGCGCGACAACCCCGAGGAGGCCGCCGAGATCACGCTCGCCAGCGGATCGGGCTGGGGACCCAGCCACGAGCTGTGGATGATGAACGAGATCAACAAGCTCATCTGGCCGGCGGACGCGGGCATCGGTGTCATCGATGAGGCCGCGTGGGAGCAGACCGTCGAGGGCGCCCTCGCCGCGGTCAACGAGACGGGCGCCCACCTCATCACCGAGGAGCCCCCGGCCACCGCGTGGAGCAACGAGTACATCCAGCAGGCGCTGGACGAGCTCGAAGCCGACGGCGTCGACGTGAGCGGCGCGGACTTCGCGCCGATCGAGGTCGAGCTGCAGGAGGGCGGCAACTGA
- a CDS encoding ABC transporter permease: MTAVADRRTGWSPATERRLRVLAPVVVGVVGLAVWQFLVTVVGVSDYLLPSPAAIAEEFVAFWPAILQATIVTGTNALIGLVVGSLLAILLAALAARWHAVDGMSAPIVAALAVVPIVALAPVLNSMFGADSQFGRQAIAALAAFVPVFVNTLRGLRQTRPVHRELMRSYAASGAQEFRFVTLPTAVPYLMTGIRIASSLAVISALVAEYFGGPRGGLGSFISTSAATSAYARAWAYVAAAIALGLLFYVATALLERLVMRRLLPQSAP; this comes from the coding sequence ATGACCGCCGTCGCGGACCGGCGCACCGGCTGGTCGCCCGCGACCGAGCGCCGACTGCGGGTGCTCGCGCCCGTCGTCGTGGGCGTGGTGGGGCTTGCCGTGTGGCAGTTCCTCGTCACGGTCGTCGGGGTCTCGGACTATCTGCTCCCGAGCCCGGCCGCGATCGCCGAGGAGTTCGTCGCGTTCTGGCCCGCGATCCTGCAGGCGACGATCGTGACGGGCACGAACGCGCTCATCGGCCTGGTCGTCGGGAGCCTCCTCGCGATCCTGCTCGCGGCCCTCGCCGCGCGCTGGCACGCGGTCGACGGCATGTCGGCGCCGATCGTCGCCGCACTCGCGGTCGTGCCCATCGTCGCCCTCGCCCCCGTGCTCAACTCGATGTTCGGCGCCGACAGCCAGTTCGGCCGGCAGGCGATCGCGGCGCTGGCCGCCTTCGTCCCCGTGTTCGTGAACACGCTGCGCGGGCTCCGGCAGACCCGGCCCGTGCATCGCGAGCTCATGCGCAGCTATGCGGCATCCGGGGCCCAGGAGTTCCGCTTCGTCACCCTCCCCACCGCCGTCCCGTACCTCATGACGGGCATCCGGATCGCGAGCTCGCTCGCGGTCATCTCGGCCCTCGTCGCCGAGTACTTCGGCGGCCCGCGCGGCGGCCTCGGGAGCTTCATCTCGACCTCGGCCGCCACCAGCGCCTACGCCCGGGCGTGGGCGTACGTCGCCGCCGCGATCGCGCTCGGGCTCCTCTTCTACGTCGCGACCGCCCTGCTCGAGCGCCTCGTGATGCGGCGGCTGCTCCCGCAGTCCGCACCCTGA